The following coding sequences are from one Elusimicrobium minutum Pei191 window:
- a CDS encoding type IV pilin protein — translation MSQKKGFTLIEIAVVVLVIAILAAIALPQYRKSLERSRAAEAFDILTEIRNKQESRDLLGTGTAKGYTVKFSDLGEVIAGKTSTTNTLDTKLFSYVLSDNPYPQAYAKRKDLDYSIVQTKGYQDSALCCIGKDCDMVDNVLKGCEKTACPTTCAAGYKRTGYFFSEDGPCCEAKTSCPATCPAGQKRSSVQYTEDGACCVAKTSCPTTCPTGQQRTSVQYSEDGACCVAKTSCPTTCPTGQQRTSVQYSEDGACCVSKTSCPATCPTGQKRTSVQYSEDGACCTAKTACPASCPAGEERTSVQYSEDGACCTAKTACPATCPTGQERTSVQYSEDGACCQTKTCGSGQTLVGGVCKTACPATCPTGQKRTSSQYSEDGACCVAKTACPATCPTGQERTSVQYSEDGDCCKTSSGCPVGTSIGANGKCCTPELMGIDERDGGCCVEFSNCGLTGPGGLAFPCRCARTGTGTISCSGNSTQSCGQCGTQTRTCNTSTGVWSSWSSCNESPNPLSPSDQDMCLSCGGTLTCKGCDCGTYYDFSSGSGILSYCSFNSRYGCVCGQTYRSCR, via the coding sequence ATGAGTCAAAAAAAAGGGTTCACCTTAATAGAAATAGCTGTGGTAGTTTTAGTAATAGCTATTTTAGCGGCTATAGCTTTGCCGCAGTACAGAAAGTCGTTAGAACGCTCAAGAGCTGCCGAAGCTTTTGACATCCTTACAGAGATAAGGAACAAACAAGAATCCAGGGATTTACTTGGCACGGGCACCGCCAAAGGCTATACTGTAAAGTTTAGCGATTTGGGGGAAGTAATAGCGGGCAAAACCTCCACAACAAACACGTTAGACACAAAACTTTTTTCATATGTTCTTTCAGATAATCCTTACCCTCAGGCGTACGCCAAAAGAAAAGATTTAGATTATTCAATAGTTCAAACCAAAGGCTACCAAGACAGCGCATTGTGTTGTATAGGCAAAGACTGCGATATGGTAGATAATGTTTTAAAAGGGTGTGAGAAGACAGCGTGTCCTACAACATGCGCGGCTGGATATAAAAGAACAGGGTACTTTTTTTCGGAAGACGGGCCTTGCTGTGAAGCTAAAACGTCGTGTCCCGCAACATGTCCTGCAGGGCAAAAAAGAAGCAGCGTGCAGTATACGGAAGATGGAGCGTGCTGCGTAGCCAAAACATCATGCCCGACAACATGTCCTACAGGCCAGCAGAGGACAAGCGTACAATATAGTGAAGACGGAGCGTGCTGCGTAGCCAAAACATCATGCCCGACAACATGTCCTACAGGCCAGCAGAGGACAAGCGTACAATATAGTGAAGACGGAGCATGCTGCGTATCAAAAACGTCGTGTCCCGCAACATGTCCTACAGGTCAAAAGAGGACAAGCGTACAATACAGTGAAGACGGAGCATGTTGCACGGCTAAAACGGCTTGTCCCGCATCATGTCCTGCCGGAGAAGAAAGAACAAGCGTGCAATACAGTGAAGACGGAGCGTGTTGCACGGCTAAAACGGCTTGTCCCGCGACATGTCCCACGGGCCAGGAAAGAACAAGCGTACAATACAGTGAAGATGGAGCGTGCTGCCAAACAAAAACCTGCGGCAGCGGACAAACCCTTGTTGGGGGAGTATGTAAAACAGCGTGTCCTGCTACATGTCCTACAGGTCAAAAGAGAACAAGTTCCCAGTATTCGGAAGATGGAGCGTGCTGCGTGGCTAAAACAGCGTGCCCCGCTACATGTCCTACGGGCCAGGAAAGAACAAGCGTGCAATACAGTGAAGACGGCGACTGTTGTAAAACTTCAAGCGGATGTCCTGTCGGTACTTCAATAGGAGCTAATGGAAAATGTTGTACTCCTGAATTAATGGGTATTGACGAACGGGACGGAGGCTGTTGCGTAGAATTTTCAAACTGCGGTCTTACCGGACCCGGAGGACTTGCCTTTCCTTGCAGATGTGCAAGAACAGGCACAGGCACTATATCTTGTTCTGGTAACAGTACGCAATCCTGCGGTCAGTGCGGCACCCAAACAAGAACATGTAATACTTCAACAGGAGTATGGAGCTCATGGAGTTCGTGCAATGAATCTCCAAATCCTTTAAGCCCTTCGGACCAGGATATGTGCTTAAGCTGCGGCGGTACATTAACATGTAAAGGCTGCGATTGCGGAACTTATTACGACTTTAGCAGCGGCTCGGGTATTTTATCATATTGCTCTTTTAACAGCCGTTACGGATGCGTATGCGGACAGACGTACAGATCATGCAGATAA
- a CDS encoding type IV pilin protein, producing MQNKLFKKNSFGFTLIELLVVVLIIGILAAIAVPQYQKAVFKSRFATLYAAVNAIAQAEEIYYMETGTYTQDKDALVINMDESSKDLVNIWNNPSTDNWAVHASLDSGTLTYLVWPANSKVRNSARLCRAYLNKPNTELAKSVCVSLMDKSTTVVKAAEYWEYFL from the coding sequence ATGCAGAACAAATTGTTTAAAAAAAATTCCTTTGGGTTTACCCTTATTGAACTTTTAGTTGTTGTGCTTATAATAGGCATTCTTGCCGCCATTGCCGTGCCGCAATACCAAAAAGCTGTTTTTAAAAGCAGGTTCGCTACTTTATATGCGGCCGTAAACGCTATCGCACAAGCTGAAGAAATTTATTATATGGAAACCGGCACATATACGCAAGATAAAGATGCGTTGGTAATTAATATGGATGAAAGCTCCAAAGATCTTGTTAATATATGGAATAATCCTTCAACGGATAATTGGGCAGTGCACGCTTCGTTAGATTCAGGAACGCTTACATACTTGGTTTGGCCCGCTAATTCCAAGGTAAGAAACAGCGCGCGGCTTTGCCGGGCATATTTAAATAAACCTAATACAGAGTTGGCAAAGTCAGTTTGCGTGTCTTTAATGGATAAAAGCACCACTGTAGTAAAGGCAGCAGAATATTGGGAATATTTTTTATAA
- a CDS encoding DUF3592 domain-containing protein produces the protein MAIGFAIVLFLSREMLYSFINIFINQTLSSKPRAIGIAKDYVPHHKDNKFYSPVVTFEVEGKEYTFTDMGKYGFIDNTKNKKFTVLYNPQNPQEAEVKQPLFAYNFFVTLLFLVIVYSFAIFFDPDTNKQFSDILYKVIPRKNNDDILILTTALFYFASFGVFMFWFLNHKRKGKIKITAKISGSTNGDKSKKGTPLYIYKMKYSYNGKEYEFKDSMLSRTMPPVIENEVKILISPQNPHDAMVDDAWFTYLFPALFIIFPAILLLVHYLSESGFH, from the coding sequence GTGGCAATAGGTTTTGCCATAGTGCTTTTTCTGTCTAGAGAAATGCTTTATAGTTTCATTAATATTTTTATAAACCAGACGCTCTCTTCTAAACCACGTGCTATAGGTATTGCCAAAGATTATGTTCCCCATCATAAAGACAATAAATTTTACAGTCCTGTAGTTACCTTTGAAGTCGAAGGCAAGGAATATACCTTTACTGATATGGGCAAATATGGTTTTATAGATAACACAAAAAACAAAAAATTTACAGTTCTATATAACCCTCAAAATCCACAGGAAGCAGAGGTAAAACAACCCCTTTTTGCCTATAATTTTTTTGTAACGCTATTATTTTTGGTAATAGTATATTCTTTTGCAATATTTTTTGACCCTGACACAAACAAACAATTTAGTGACATTTTATATAAAGTTATCCCTAGAAAAAACAACGATGATATTCTTATATTAACCACGGCGTTGTTTTACTTTGCCAGCTTTGGCGTTTTCATGTTTTGGTTTTTAAACCATAAACGCAAAGGCAAAATAAAAATAACCGCTAAAATAAGCGGCTCCACAAACGGCGATAAAAGCAAAAAAGGAACCCCGCTATACATTTATAAAATGAAATATAGTTATAACGGTAAAGAGTATGAATTTAAAGATAGTATGCTTTCACGCACAATGCCGCCAGTTATAGAAAACGAAGTAAAAATACTAATCTCCCCCCAAAACCCGCACGACGCTATGGTTGATGATGCCTGGTTTACCTATTTATTCCCGGCACTTTTTATTATCTTTCCTGCAATTCTTTTGCTGGTTCACTATTTAAGTGAAAGCGGATTTCATTAA
- a CDS encoding proline--tRNA ligase, translating into MKLTQYYLPTLKEAPKDADTISAKLMLRAGLIRKTASGIYEWLPLGLKVLKKVEQIVREEMDAAGAHEVWLPLIQPKELWEESGRWTYYGKELLRIKDRKGAEFCFAPTAEEVITDVVRRDVTSYKQLPVALYQFASKFRDEIRPRFGVMRAREFYMKDAYSFHATEESINEWYLKFFEAYKKVCTRCGFKFKAVEADTGAIGGNFSHEFMVLADTGENEIADCDCGYAANTEKAEIFKPKFPAAKEELKTIEKVNTPNATTIEDVAKMLGQTADRFIKLLVFTADGQPVVALMRGDHELNEHKLKALLKAQELEKANEETYAKVTGSFVGYAGPVGLKEKNPKIKLFADYHVAGIVNGIAGGNEKDVHIINVTPSRDFTPDVYADLKIASEGDLCGKCGKKFNFTRGIEVGHTFKLGTKYSQSMKAEFLDENQKSHPFLMGCYGIGISRIVAAAIEQSHDENGIIWPAPLAPFDIYLVSIDTDINPKVKEETDSIYNQLTQAGLNVLLDDRNERPGIKFKDADLIGLPHRIVISSRTVETGEYEYKQRTSKEAIRRKLADISEQIKEFQASK; encoded by the coding sequence ATGAAATTAACACAGTATTACCTGCCCACTTTAAAAGAAGCGCCTAAAGACGCGGACACAATTTCCGCCAAACTTATGTTAAGAGCGGGCCTTATACGCAAAACCGCCAGCGGTATTTATGAATGGTTGCCCTTAGGTTTAAAGGTGCTTAAAAAAGTTGAGCAGATAGTGCGTGAGGAAATGGACGCCGCCGGTGCGCATGAAGTTTGGCTTCCTTTAATACAGCCCAAAGAACTTTGGGAAGAAAGCGGCCGCTGGACATATTACGGCAAAGAACTTTTAAGAATTAAAGACCGCAAAGGGGCGGAATTTTGTTTTGCTCCCACCGCCGAGGAAGTTATTACCGATGTTGTAAGAAGAGACGTTACCTCCTATAAACAATTACCAGTGGCTTTATACCAGTTTGCCTCTAAATTTAGAGATGAAATCAGGCCCCGCTTCGGCGTTATGAGAGCCAGAGAGTTTTATATGAAAGACGCCTACTCTTTCCACGCTACGGAAGAATCAATTAATGAATGGTATCTCAAATTTTTTGAAGCTTACAAGAAAGTCTGCACACGCTGCGGTTTTAAATTTAAAGCGGTTGAGGCCGATACCGGCGCGATAGGCGGCAATTTTTCGCACGAGTTTATGGTTCTTGCCGACACGGGTGAAAACGAAATAGCAGACTGTGACTGCGGTTATGCCGCCAACACCGAAAAGGCCGAAATTTTTAAACCGAAATTTCCCGCCGCTAAAGAAGAATTAAAAACTATTGAAAAAGTTAACACCCCCAACGCCACAACCATTGAAGACGTTGCCAAAATGCTTGGACAAACGGCAGATAGGTTTATTAAACTTTTGGTTTTTACGGCCGACGGACAGCCCGTTGTCGCTTTAATGCGCGGCGACCATGAACTTAACGAGCACAAATTAAAAGCCTTATTAAAAGCGCAGGAGCTTGAAAAAGCTAATGAAGAAACCTACGCCAAGGTAACAGGCTCTTTTGTTGGTTACGCGGGGCCCGTGGGTTTGAAAGAAAAGAACCCTAAAATCAAATTGTTTGCCGATTACCATGTGGCAGGCATTGTTAACGGTATCGCGGGCGGTAACGAGAAAGACGTTCACATTATTAATGTTACCCCCTCGCGCGACTTTACGCCTGACGTTTATGCCGATTTAAAAATCGCCTCCGAAGGTGATTTATGCGGCAAATGCGGCAAAAAGTTTAATTTTACAAGAGGCATTGAAGTAGGCCACACGTTTAAACTGGGTACAAAATATTCCCAGTCCATGAAGGCCGAGTTTTTGGACGAAAACCAAAAATCACACCCTTTCTTAATGGGCTGCTACGGCATAGGAATAAGCCGCATCGTGGCCGCGGCTATTGAGCAAAGCCACGACGAAAACGGCATTATCTGGCCCGCTCCTTTAGCGCCTTTTGATATTTATTTAGTTTCAATTGACACCGATATAAACCCTAAAGTTAAAGAAGAAACAGACAGTATTTATAATCAGCTTACACAAGCGGGGTTAAACGTTTTGCTCGACGACCGCAACGAAAGGCCCGGCATTAAATTTAAAGACGCCGACCTCATAGGCCTGCCACATAGAATTGTAATAAGCAGCCGCACGGTTGAAACGGGTGAATACGAGTATAAACAAAGAACTTCAAAAGAAGCTATAAGACGCAAACTGGCAGACATATCTGAACAGATTAAAGAATTTCAGGCAAGCAAGTAA
- a CDS encoding DNA-methyltransferase, which translates to MHFKKFFYEKDNFKLILGNSIDVIKSFPDESCDMIFADPPYMLSNGGFTVQSGKRASVNKGSWDKSNGFDSDFEFHNNWIKECKRILKKNGTIWISGTYHSIYQCGFALQKNNYHILNDIAWFKPNAAPNLSCRFFTASHETLIWARKNKIGKHTFNYDKVKNGIWSEDFLKKPNLQMRSVWAINTPKKSEKVFGKHPTQKPFDLMRRIILSSTKENDLILDPFTGSSTTGLAATYYKRNFIGIDIEQKYLELSKKRYEQLRSMKK; encoded by the coding sequence ATGCATTTTAAAAAATTTTTTTATGAAAAAGATAATTTTAAATTAATACTAGGTAATAGTATTGATGTTATAAAGTCTTTTCCTGATGAATCCTGTGATATGATATTTGCAGATCCGCCATATATGTTATCAAATGGAGGTTTTACTGTTCAATCTGGGAAAAGAGCTTCCGTCAACAAGGGTTCGTGGGATAAAAGCAATGGTTTTGATAGCGATTTCGAGTTTCACAATAATTGGATTAAGGAATGTAAAAGAATTTTAAAGAAAAATGGAACTATATGGATTAGTGGAACATATCATTCCATTTATCAATGCGGATTTGCATTACAGAAAAATAACTATCATATTTTGAATGATATTGCTTGGTTTAAACCTAATGCAGCACCTAATCTAAGTTGCCGTTTTTTTACAGCAAGTCACGAAACTCTTATTTGGGCAAGGAAAAACAAGATAGGCAAGCATACTTTCAACTATGATAAAGTAAAAAATGGAATCTGGAGTGAAGATTTTTTGAAAAAGCCTAATTTACAAATGCGTTCTGTTTGGGCTATTAATACTCCTAAAAAATCCGAAAAAGTTTTTGGCAAACATCCAACCCAAAAGCCTTTCGATCTAATGCGTCGAATTATACTCTCTAGCACAAAAGAAAACGATTTGATTTTAGATCCTTTTACTGGAAGTTCTACTACTGGATTAGCGGCTACTTATTATAAAAGAAATTTCATTGGAATTGATATAGAACAGAAATATTTAGAATTATCTAAAAAGAGATATGAGCAGTTGAGGAGCATGAAAAAATGA
- the ispG gene encoding flavodoxin-dependent (E)-4-hydroxy-3-methylbut-2-enyl-diphosphate synthase, translated as MNTKKTRQVRVGQYILGGGNPVRVQSMCNTDTRDTNATIAQILRLEAAGCEINRVAVPDMEAAQNLGKIKKGINSPLVADIHFDYKLALEAIKQGVDKVRINPGNIGAADNVRQVVQAAKDKGVAIRIGVNAGSLKYLKEIEGKPNLTSFEWAEIMTREALDQADILEKLNFKDILVSLKADDLPRTIAANELFAKTSDIPLHIGLTEAGSFLSGTVKSSIALGTLLKNDIGATIRVSLTEDPVLQVRTAYEILKALDMRKFGPDIISCPTCGRCRVNIAQTVKELENRIYSDKELLAKATGLKIAVMGCIVNGPGEARDANFGIAGGVNEGLWFIDGKAVSKIPQADWIETILNKIRERNAF; from the coding sequence ATGAACACAAAGAAAACAAGGCAAGTAAGAGTAGGCCAATATATTTTAGGCGGCGGTAATCCTGTGCGCGTACAAAGCATGTGTAATACCGACACTCGCGACACCAACGCCACAATAGCACAGATTTTGCGCCTTGAAGCAGCAGGCTGTGAAATTAACAGAGTGGCCGTGCCTGACATGGAAGCCGCGCAAAATTTAGGAAAAATAAAAAAGGGTATAAATTCCCCCCTTGTGGCGGATATTCATTTTGATTACAAACTGGCGCTTGAAGCTATTAAGCAAGGCGTTGATAAAGTGCGTATAAACCCCGGAAACATAGGTGCGGCCGATAATGTAAGGCAGGTGGTTCAAGCCGCCAAAGATAAAGGCGTAGCCATAAGAATAGGCGTTAATGCGGGCTCTTTAAAATATTTAAAAGAAATTGAAGGCAAACCTAATTTGACATCCTTTGAATGGGCCGAAATAATGACGCGCGAAGCGCTTGACCAGGCCGATATTTTAGAAAAACTTAATTTTAAAGATATTTTAGTTTCTCTTAAAGCGGACGATTTGCCCCGTACCATAGCCGCAAACGAACTTTTTGCAAAAACATCGGATATTCCTTTGCATATAGGCCTTACGGAAGCGGGCAGTTTTTTATCGGGCACGGTCAAAAGCTCCATAGCGTTAGGAACACTGCTTAAAAACGACATAGGCGCTACTATCCGCGTCTCCTTAACGGAAGACCCTGTTTTGCAGGTAAGAACAGCCTATGAAATTTTAAAAGCCCTTGATATGCGCAAGTTCGGGCCCGATATAATTTCATGCCCGACCTGCGGAAGGTGCAGAGTTAATATAGCCCAAACGGTTAAAGAGTTAGAGAACAGGATTTATTCGGACAAAGAGTTGTTAGCAAAAGCCACAGGCCTAAAAATAGCCGTAATGGGATGCATAGTCAACGGCCCGGGTGAGGCAAGGGACGCAAACTTCGGTATAGCCGGCGGCGTTAACGAAGGCCTTTGGTTTATTGACGGCAAAGCCGTTTCCAAGATACCGCAGGCCGACTGGATTGAAACCATTTTAAACAAAATAAGAGAAAGAAATGCATTTTAA
- a CDS encoding M50 family metallopeptidase, translating into MIAFSLKGVITAAAFLVALSPIVLIHEFGHFIVCRLVGIRVLEFSFGFGKVLWSTKKGHTQYSIRAIPFGGFVNPAGEMFVDNKDGKNTPKDYEFASKSWWKKLLMVISGALMNYVLAFIVFTSLVFVTGVPVTDSKATPAVLGEVVANYPAQKHGLEAQDKILKINETPVNNWQDVLNSVASLNTDLNLKYERNGEIRSLTIPFSDFNKDNPKLGIAVQTLYTSATPLQAFRSGLYQCWFWTKLSLTELYKAVSKTKKLEVAGPIGIFHRVHQATQNGWMDFVWLIGLLSLAVGMFNLFPIPVLDGGYAVVFIWEGITGKLPSVKVVNIALNVGLALLLMLVLYASVFDVKRIFIKQSSDSPAVVETVEPAENSK; encoded by the coding sequence ATGATTGCGTTTAGTTTAAAAGGGGTAATTACGGCAGCCGCGTTTCTTGTGGCCTTAAGCCCGATAGTTTTAATCCATGAATTCGGACATTTTATAGTATGCAGGCTTGTGGGTATAAGAGTTTTGGAATTTTCTTTCGGTTTCGGCAAGGTTTTGTGGTCAACAAAAAAAGGGCATACCCAGTATTCCATAAGAGCAATACCCTTCGGTGGGTTTGTTAACCCCGCGGGCGAGATGTTTGTTGACAATAAAGACGGCAAAAACACCCCTAAAGATTATGAATTCGCCTCAAAATCATGGTGGAAAAAACTTCTTATGGTTATAAGCGGCGCGCTTATGAATTATGTGTTGGCTTTTATAGTTTTTACTTCCCTTGTTTTTGTTACGGGCGTTCCCGTAACGGACAGCAAAGCCACGCCCGCCGTTTTGGGTGAGGTTGTGGCCAATTACCCCGCGCAAAAACACGGCCTTGAAGCGCAGGATAAAATTTTAAAAATTAATGAAACTCCCGTTAATAATTGGCAAGATGTTTTAAATTCGGTAGCCTCACTTAATACGGACCTTAACCTTAAATATGAAAGAAACGGCGAAATAAGAAGCCTTACTATACCTTTTTCCGATTTTAATAAAGATAACCCAAAATTGGGCATTGCCGTGCAGACGCTTTATACAAGCGCAACTCCGCTGCAGGCGTTTAGAAGCGGCCTTTACCAATGCTGGTTTTGGACTAAGTTGTCTTTAACGGAACTTTACAAAGCCGTGTCAAAAACAAAAAAATTAGAAGTAGCGGGGCCTATAGGCATTTTTCACCGCGTGCACCAGGCTACACAAAACGGCTGGATGGATTTTGTTTGGTTAATAGGTTTGTTAAGTTTAGCCGTGGGCATGTTTAACTTATTTCCGATACCGGTACTTGACGGCGGTTACGCCGTGGTATTTATATGGGAAGGCATAACCGGTAAACTGCCTTCCGTAAAAGTGGTAAACATAGCGTTAAATGTGGGCTTAGCTCTTTTACTAATGCTTGTTTTGTACGCTTCCGTTTTTGACGTTAAAAGAATTTTTATAAAACAGTCTTCTGACTCCCCTGCGGTTGTTGAAACGGTTGAACCGGCAGAAAATTCTAAATAA
- the dxr gene encoding 1-deoxy-D-xylulose-5-phosphate reductoisomerase — protein MKNIVVLGSTGSIGVSSLDVIDKLGAGYGVLALSANTNADLLIKQMLKFKPRFVAVLNEDSYQKVKPYVPENTKLLPPDEDSLIFLASLPSADLIINGLVGAVGFMPLVTAIKNGKTIALANKEPIVMAGKSIMEECYRWKATILPVDSEPSAIFQCLQGTPAGRKEEDISRLLLTASGGPFFKYKGALSRVKPEAALAHPRWVMGKKITIDSATLMNKGFETIEIMHLFNVSLSDIEIVIHPQSIIHSAVEFKDGSILAQLSQPDMRLPIQYAVTYPNRMPSPVKKLTVKDMAKLEFAAPDFKKFPCLELALWSAQKEGAFPAVLSAADEIAVDAYLKEKILFTDIPKLIYSVLKETRSPSGKITISEAAEFDVWAREKAREFLANKKYKKTII, from the coding sequence ATGAAAAATATAGTTGTTTTGGGTTCTACGGGTTCTATAGGGGTATCCTCGCTCGATGTTATTGATAAATTGGGCGCGGGATACGGCGTATTGGCGTTATCAGCCAACACAAACGCTGATTTGCTTATTAAACAAATGCTTAAATTTAAACCCCGCTTTGTAGCCGTACTTAATGAAGACAGCTACCAAAAAGTTAAACCTTATGTGCCGGAAAACACAAAGCTCCTTCCCCCCGATGAGGACAGCCTTATATTTTTAGCCTCGCTGCCTTCGGCGGATTTAATTATTAATGGTCTTGTGGGCGCTGTAGGTTTTATGCCTTTGGTTACCGCCATTAAAAACGGCAAAACCATAGCTTTGGCAAATAAAGAGCCTATTGTAATGGCCGGCAAGTCCATTATGGAAGAGTGTTACCGCTGGAAAGCGACAATTTTACCCGTTGATTCGGAACCTTCCGCCATTTTCCAGTGCTTGCAGGGCACTCCCGCGGGAAGGAAAGAAGAAGATATTTCAAGGCTTTTGCTTACCGCTTCAGGCGGTCCGTTTTTTAAATATAAAGGCGCTTTAAGCAGAGTTAAGCCTGAGGCGGCCTTAGCCCACCCCCGTTGGGTAATGGGCAAAAAAATTACAATAGACTCGGCTACTTTAATGAATAAAGGTTTTGAAACTATTGAAATTATGCACCTTTTTAATGTTTCACTTTCAGATATTGAAATTGTTATACACCCGCAGTCTATAATACACTCAGCCGTGGAGTTTAAAGACGGCAGTATTTTGGCTCAACTTTCACAGCCCGATATGCGCCTGCCCATACAGTACGCGGTAACTTACCCCAACCGCATGCCTTCGCCTGTTAAAAAATTAACGGTTAAGGACATGGCTAAATTGGAATTCGCGGCGCCTGATTTTAAAAAATTTCCGTGTTTGGAACTGGCCTTATGGTCAGCGCAAAAGGAAGGTGCTTTCCCCGCTGTGCTCAGCGCGGCGGATGAAATTGCCGTGGATGCATATTTAAAAGAAAAGATTTTATTTACCGATATTCCTAAACTTATTTACAGCGTGCTTAAAGAAACAAGGTCTCCTTCCGGGAAAATAACAATAAGTGAAGCGGCCGAATTTGACGTATGGGCCAGGGAAAAAGCGCGGGAATTTTTGGCAAACAAAAAATATAAAAAAACAATAATTTAA
- a CDS encoding phosphatidate cytidylyltransferase, translating to MLLPRIITALVGVPLIIAAIHMGGLVYMAFIGGVIALCLYEYGLIMKAGRKPVHLFSLVFFGLLMAVVAILGRANVPVTLPDNLYPFAISVVIFGVMFVEVITPNRSIERVAFTFFGIFFIPWTLAHMINVRDIPQYGEYLTIIMIVTVWVCDTMAYFTGRAFGRHKMNKEVSPKKSWEGAIGGTAFAVLAAIGLRALFLPTLLTVWEAALLGLIIAVTGQISDLSESIIKRSTGVKDSSNLLPGHGGFLDRFDSYLLLAPAFYYTVLFFL from the coding sequence ATGCTTTTACCCAGAATTATTACCGCCTTAGTAGGCGTTCCTTTAATTATCGCCGCCATACATATGGGCGGCCTCGTTTATATGGCGTTTATAGGGGGTGTTATAGCCTTATGCCTCTATGAATACGGACTTATAATGAAAGCCGGGCGAAAACCCGTACACTTATTTTCGCTGGTCTTTTTCGGACTGCTCATGGCGGTTGTTGCTATTTTGGGCCGGGCCAACGTACCCGTAACCCTGCCCGACAACCTATATCCTTTTGCTATAAGCGTGGTAATATTCGGCGTTATGTTTGTTGAAGTTATTACGCCAAACCGCTCTATAGAGCGTGTGGCTTTTACCTTTTTCGGCATCTTTTTTATACCGTGGACGCTTGCGCATATGATTAACGTACGCGATATACCGCAATACGGTGAATACCTTACAATCATTATGATAGTTACCGTCTGGGTATGCGACACTATGGCCTATTTTACGGGCAGGGCTTTCGGCAGGCACAAAATGAATAAAGAAGTAAGCCCAAAAAAATCCTGGGAAGGAGCTATCGGCGGAACGGCTTTTGCCGTTTTAGCGGCAATAGGCTTACGGGCTTTGTTTTTACCCACGCTTCTTACTGTATGGGAAGCGGCTTTACTGGGGTTAATTATAGCTGTAACGGGCCAGATTTCGGATTTATCGGAAAGTATTATTAAAAGAAGCACGGGCGTAAAAGATTCTTCTAATTTATTGCCCGGCCACGGCGGTTTTTTAGACAGGTTTGATTCTTACCTTCTTTTAGCGCCGGCATTTTATTATACGGTTTTATTCTTTTTATGA